The region CTGGTCACCGTGGCCTGCGTCATCTCTACGTATTTCGCCAGCGCTTCGGTGGATTCGCTGAGCACTCCGAACGCGTCGTCCACATTCTCCGCCTTGTCGGCGAAGTGCTTGACCTGCGCGTCGAGCCGGTCGTCGGCGTGGGTGAAATCCCTGGACAATGCCCGAAGTTTTTCCGGATGCACGGTGAAGTGTTCCTGCGTCATGACGGGCTCCCCCCGATGAACGTGATCTTCCCAGACACGCTAACGGGCGGCGGACTGGGGCAGCGCCACGTTCAAGTTAAGACGGCAACAAGGACGGGCAATTCTTGGCATGCACTCAGTCACGACACAGTCAACTCCGCTGGCAGTAAGCCACATTCGACGGCCCCCTGCAGGACTGCAGTCGGCGCAGCCATCCAAATGGCTCAGACTGCACAGACCGTTTCGTTTGGACCCCAGGTGTGAGAGGCGCGCGGAAGGCGGTCCAGAAGGTCGGTGCGATCGCTTTCGAGTACCGCACTGGTCGCCTATGAAGAGACCTGGCCAAGGAGTTCGGCTCCTGGAAGGGCGGCCGCAACCGGCTGAGCAGACGGGCCAGGCGACGGCATGTGAGAGAAGGTCTTCACCGCCCCGCTGAACGGGCCGACTCTCGGCCCGTAAGAGAGCCGCAAATACCGTACGTGACGAGCCCTGCACCGCTCCGTGACGCCGTAGATTTCCTGGCGGCCGACGGATGCGTGAACGACAGCTTCCACGCCCGCCACCTGCGCGCCGTCTTGCCATCCCGACCGGCCAACCGCCTCGTCCACAGGCCAACTGCCCCGCAGGCGGCCGCATTCTCAGAAAGTCTCCGCATGGCTCCCGCCCCCCGC is a window of Streptomyces caniferus DNA encoding:
- a CDS encoding WXG100 family type VII secretion target; this translates as MTQEHFTVHPEKLRALSRDFTHADDRLDAQVKHFADKAENVDDAFGVLSESTEALAKYVEMTQATVTSLQQLCQQLAGYARGLTQSAASYEHTDAQHAAVFKGA